Proteins from a single region of Electrophorus electricus isolate fEleEle1 chromosome 5, fEleEle1.pri, whole genome shotgun sequence:
- the cmbl gene encoding carboxymethylenebutenolidase homolog isoform X3, protein MANEARPCPCALGDRMDYGSLGEEIRIEHVDAYVVKPTSAPGKAVIVIQDIFGWQLPNTRYMADMLSSNGYIVVCPDFFVGKEPWSPSNDWSTFQLWLEDRKPTSINKEVDVVLKYLKDQCGAQRIGVVGFCWGGVASHYMALQYPEISAGVSVYGIIREKEDSYELKSPTLFIFGEKDPVIPLEQVKGLETKLKERCSVDYQVKIFPNQTHGFVHRKREDINELDRPYILEAREDMF, encoded by the exons ATGGCGAACGAGGCCAGGCCCTGTCCGTGCGCCCTGGGGGACAGGATGGACTACGGGAGTCTCGGAGAAGAGATTCGCATCGAGCACGTCGACGCTTATGTTGTGAAGCCCACATCGGCCCCGGGAAAGGCCGTCATTGTAATCCAGGACATCTTTGGATGGCAACTTCCCAATACAAGATACATGGCCGATATGCTGTCTTCAAACggatatat TGTGGTTTGTCCAGACTTCTTTGTTGGAAAGGAGCCGTGGAGTCCGTCCAATGACTGGTCAACATTTCAGCTGTGGCTAGAGGACAGGAAACCTACCAGCATCAACAA GGAGGTGGACGTGGTTTTGAAGTACCTGAAGGACCAGTGTGGTGCCCAGAGGATTGGTGTCGTGGGCTTCTGTTGGGGAGGTGTGGCCAGTCACTACATGGCTCTCCAGTACCCTGAGATCTCAGCTGGAGTTTCAGTCTATG GGATCATTCGAGAGAAGGAGGACAGTTATGAACTTAAAAGTCCAACTCTATTCATTTTTGGTGAAAAAGACCCAGTGATACCACTGGAACAG GTGAAAGGCCTTGAGACAAAACTGAAGGAGAGGTGCTCTGTTGACTACCAAGTGAAGATTTTCCCTAATCAAACCCATGGGTTTGTGCATCGTAAAAGGGAAGACATCAATGAGTTGGACAGACCCTACATTTTGGAGGCCAGGGAAGACATG TTTTGA
- the cmbl gene encoding carboxymethylenebutenolidase homolog isoform X1 — protein sequence MANEARPCPCALGDRMDYGSLGEEIRIEHVDAYVVKPTSAPGKAVIVIQDIFGWQLPNTRYMADMLSSNGYIVVCPDFFVGKEPWSPSNDWSTFQLWLEDRKPTSINKEVDVVLKYLKDQCGAQRIGVVGFCWGGVASHYMALQYPEISAGVSVYGIIREKEDSYELKSPTLFIFGEKDPVIPLEQVKGLETKLKERCSVDYQVKIFPNQTHGFVHRKREDINELDRPYILEAREDMGPSGPPVVPTHLDSTPVVPTRPDSTPVVPTRPDSTPVLSTMQVYPNPFDLIHKIHHLFI from the exons ATGGCGAACGAGGCCAGGCCCTGTCCGTGCGCCCTGGGGGACAGGATGGACTACGGGAGTCTCGGAGAAGAGATTCGCATCGAGCACGTCGACGCTTATGTTGTGAAGCCCACATCGGCCCCGGGAAAGGCCGTCATTGTAATCCAGGACATCTTTGGATGGCAACTTCCCAATACAAGATACATGGCCGATATGCTGTCTTCAAACggatatat TGTGGTTTGTCCAGACTTCTTTGTTGGAAAGGAGCCGTGGAGTCCGTCCAATGACTGGTCAACATTTCAGCTGTGGCTAGAGGACAGGAAACCTACCAGCATCAACAA GGAGGTGGACGTGGTTTTGAAGTACCTGAAGGACCAGTGTGGTGCCCAGAGGATTGGTGTCGTGGGCTTCTGTTGGGGAGGTGTGGCCAGTCACTACATGGCTCTCCAGTACCCTGAGATCTCAGCTGGAGTTTCAGTCTATG GGATCATTCGAGAGAAGGAGGACAGTTATGAACTTAAAAGTCCAACTCTATTCATTTTTGGTGAAAAAGACCCAGTGATACCACTGGAACAG GTGAAAGGCCTTGAGACAAAACTGAAGGAGAGGTGCTCTGTTGACTACCAAGTGAAGATTTTCCCTAATCAAACCCATGGGTTTGTGCATCGTAAAAGGGAAGACATCAATGAGTTGGACAGACCCTACATTTTGGAGGCCAGGGAAGACATG GGGCCTTCTGGGCCACCTGTCGTGCCCACCCACCTTGACTCTACACCTGTCGTGCCCACCCGCCCTGACTCTACACCTGTCGTGCCCACCCGCCCTGACTCTACACCTGTCCTGTCCACTATGCAGGTGTATCCAAACCCATTTGACCTGATCCACAAAATCcaccatttattcatttaa
- the cmbl gene encoding carboxymethylenebutenolidase homolog isoform X2, producing MANEARPCPCALGDRMDYGSLGEEIRIEHVDAYVVKPTSAPGKAVIVIQDIFGWQLPNTRYMADMLSSNGYIVVCPDFFVGKEPWSPSNDWSTFQLWLEDRKPTSINKEVDVVLKYLKDQCGAQRIGVVGFCWGGVASHYMALQYPEISAGVSVYGIIREKEDSYELKSPTLFIFGEKDPVIPLEQVKGLETKLKERCSVDYQVKIFPNQTHGFVHRKREDINELDRPYILEAREDMVNWLNKYM from the exons ATGGCGAACGAGGCCAGGCCCTGTCCGTGCGCCCTGGGGGACAGGATGGACTACGGGAGTCTCGGAGAAGAGATTCGCATCGAGCACGTCGACGCTTATGTTGTGAAGCCCACATCGGCCCCGGGAAAGGCCGTCATTGTAATCCAGGACATCTTTGGATGGCAACTTCCCAATACAAGATACATGGCCGATATGCTGTCTTCAAACggatatat TGTGGTTTGTCCAGACTTCTTTGTTGGAAAGGAGCCGTGGAGTCCGTCCAATGACTGGTCAACATTTCAGCTGTGGCTAGAGGACAGGAAACCTACCAGCATCAACAA GGAGGTGGACGTGGTTTTGAAGTACCTGAAGGACCAGTGTGGTGCCCAGAGGATTGGTGTCGTGGGCTTCTGTTGGGGAGGTGTGGCCAGTCACTACATGGCTCTCCAGTACCCTGAGATCTCAGCTGGAGTTTCAGTCTATG GGATCATTCGAGAGAAGGAGGACAGTTATGAACTTAAAAGTCCAACTCTATTCATTTTTGGTGAAAAAGACCCAGTGATACCACTGGAACAG GTGAAAGGCCTTGAGACAAAACTGAAGGAGAGGTGCTCTGTTGACTACCAAGTGAAGATTTTCCCTAATCAAACCCATGGGTTTGTGCATCGTAAAAGGGAAGACATCAATGAGTTGGACAGACCCTACATTTTGGAGGCCAGGGAAGACATGGTAAATtggctaaataaatacatgtaa